The following are encoded in a window of Ferribacterium limneticum genomic DNA:
- a CDS encoding LysR family transcriptional regulator — MSRWEGLDEFVAVAECGNFSRAAERLRLSSSHVSRQVALLEERLQARLLYRTTRRVSLTEAGKTFLARCQRLIEERDEAFLTIGDLHSAPTGLLRMTAAVAYGERFIVPLVNEFMAGYPALKVEIDLTNRTLDMVHEGFDLAIRLGRLSESSLVATRLAPRAMYLCAAPAYLEKYGRPHTLSELGQHNCLIGTSDIWSFQHAGRDYQFRASGNWRCNSGQAVLDAALRGFGLCQLPDYYVLEPLRRGELVSLLDANQPPNTAVWAVYPQRRYSLPKVRLLVDVLKAGLALCPEYRVQVGDQTV; from the coding sequence ATGAGTCGCTGGGAAGGACTGGATGAATTCGTCGCCGTCGCCGAGTGCGGCAACTTCTCGCGCGCTGCCGAACGCCTGCGCCTGTCGTCGTCGCACGTCAGCCGGCAGGTGGCGCTGCTCGAAGAACGCCTGCAAGCCCGATTGCTCTACCGGACGACGCGTCGCGTTTCGCTGACTGAAGCCGGCAAGACTTTCCTCGCCCGTTGCCAGCGCCTGATCGAAGAGCGCGACGAAGCCTTCCTGACCATTGGCGACCTGCACAGCGCGCCGACCGGCCTGCTGCGCATGACGGCTGCCGTGGCCTATGGCGAGCGTTTCATCGTGCCGCTGGTCAATGAATTCATGGCCGGCTACCCGGCGCTAAAGGTCGAAATCGATCTGACCAACCGCACCCTCGACATGGTCCATGAAGGTTTCGATCTGGCCATCCGCCTCGGCCGGCTCAGCGAATCGAGCCTGGTCGCCACCCGGCTGGCGCCGCGCGCCATGTATCTATGCGCCGCGCCGGCCTACCTGGAAAAATACGGTCGGCCGCATACTCTGTCCGAACTCGGCCAGCACAACTGCCTGATCGGCACCAGCGACATCTGGAGCTTTCAGCATGCGGGGCGCGATTACCAGTTCCGTGCCAGCGGCAACTGGCGCTGCAACAGCGGCCAGGCGGTGCTCGACGCCGCCCTGCGCGGTTTCGGCCTGTGCCAGTTGCCGGACTATTATGTCCTCGAACCCTTGCGCCGGGGCGAACTGGTTTCCCTGCTCGATGCCAACCAGCCGCCCAACACCGCTGTCTGGGCCGTTTATCCGCAACGACGCTACTCGCTGCCCAAGGTGCGTTTG
- a CDS encoding S-(hydroxymethyl)glutathione dehydrogenase/class III alcohol dehydrogenase: protein MSIKSRAAVAFAAGQPLQIVEVDVEAPKAGEVLVRIIASGVCHTDAFTLSGDDPEGIFPSILGHEGGGIVEAIGEGVTSLVVGDHVIPLYTAECGKCKFCLSGKTNLCQAVRATQGKGLMPDGTTRFSYNGQPIYHYMGCSTFSEYTVLPEISLAKIPKSAPLEKVCLLGCGVTTGIGAVLNTAKVEEGATVAVFGLGGIGLAAVIGAKMAKASRIIAIDINPAKFEIARKLGATDCVNPKYYDKPIQDIIVEMTDGGVDYSFECVGNVNLMRAALECCHKGWGESTIIGVAGAGQEISTRPFQLVTGRVWRGSAFGGVKGRTELPGYVEKARTGEIPLDTFITHTMPLEEINKAFDLMHEGKSIRTVIHF from the coding sequence ATGTCGATCAAGTCCCGCGCCGCTGTTGCCTTTGCTGCTGGTCAGCCCCTGCAAATAGTCGAAGTCGACGTCGAAGCGCCCAAGGCCGGTGAAGTCCTGGTCCGCATCATCGCTTCCGGCGTCTGTCACACGGATGCTTTCACGCTGTCCGGCGACGATCCGGAAGGCATCTTCCCGTCCATCCTCGGCCATGAAGGCGGCGGCATTGTCGAAGCCATCGGCGAAGGCGTCACCTCGCTGGTCGTCGGCGACCACGTCATTCCGCTGTACACCGCCGAATGCGGCAAGTGCAAGTTCTGCCTGTCGGGCAAGACCAACCTCTGCCAAGCCGTGCGCGCCACGCAGGGCAAGGGCCTGATGCCGGACGGCACGACGCGCTTCTCCTACAACGGCCAGCCGATCTACCACTACATGGGCTGCTCGACCTTCTCCGAATACACCGTGCTGCCGGAAATCTCGCTGGCCAAGATTCCGAAGAGCGCGCCGCTCGAAAAGGTCTGTTTGCTCGGCTGCGGCGTTACCACCGGCATCGGCGCCGTGCTCAATACCGCCAAGGTGGAGGAAGGCGCCACCGTCGCCGTCTTCGGCCTGGGCGGCATCGGATTGGCCGCCGTGATCGGCGCCAAAATGGCCAAGGCCTCGCGCATCATCGCCATCGACATCAACCCGGCCAAGTTCGAAATCGCCCGCAAACTGGGCGCCACCGACTGCGTCAATCCGAAGTATTACGACAAGCCGATTCAGGACATCATCGTCGAAATGACCGATGGCGGCGTCGATTACTCCTTCGAGTGCGTCGGCAACGTGAACCTCATGCGCGCCGCGCTCGAGTGCTGCCACAAGGGCTGGGGCGAATCGACCATCATCGGCGTGGCCGGGGCCGGCCAGGAAATCAGCACCCGCCCCTTCCAGCTGGTCACCGGCCGCGTCTGGCGCGGCTCGGCCTTTGGCGGCGTCAAGGGCCGTACGGAACTGCCGGGTTATGTCGAAAAGGCGCGCACCGGAGAAATCCCGCTCGACACCTTCATCACCCACACCATGCCGCTCGAAGAAATCAACAAGGCCTTCGACCTAATGCACGAAGGCAAGAGCATCCGCACCGTCATTCACTTCTAA
- the fghA gene encoding S-formylglutathione hydrolase, which yields MPLENLSCQKSAGGWIKRYRHRSATLGCDMVFSIYLPPQIESGEKLPVLYWLSGLSCTDENFMQKAGAHRLAAELGMVIVAPDTSPRGDDVPGDPDGAWDFGHGAGFYLNATQAPWAQHYRMHDYVVHELPALIEASFPVSDKRGISGHSMGGHGALVCALRNPGRYQSLSAFAPICNPMIVPWGEKAFSRYLGEDRSQWREWDASHLLANAEERLPILIDQGDRDQFLTVQLKPGALQIAALAAGHQLDLRMQHGYDHSYYFIASFIEDHLRHHACELGASGLLAD from the coding sequence ATGCCCCTCGAAAACCTCTCCTGCCAGAAAAGCGCCGGCGGCTGGATCAAGCGCTACCGGCACCGCTCGGCCACGCTCGGCTGCGACATGGTGTTCTCGATTTATCTGCCACCCCAGATCGAAAGCGGCGAAAAACTGCCGGTGCTCTACTGGCTGTCCGGCCTCAGCTGCACCGACGAGAATTTCATGCAGAAAGCCGGCGCCCACCGGCTCGCCGCCGAACTCGGCATGGTCATCGTCGCCCCCGACACCAGCCCGCGCGGCGACGACGTGCCGGGCGATCCGGACGGCGCCTGGGATTTCGGCCACGGCGCCGGTTTCTACCTCAACGCAACGCAAGCCCCGTGGGCGCAGCATTACCGGATGCACGACTACGTCGTACACGAACTGCCGGCGCTGATCGAGGCCAGCTTTCCGGTTTCCGACAAGCGCGGTATCAGCGGCCATTCGATGGGCGGCCACGGTGCACTGGTCTGCGCCTTGCGCAATCCGGGTCGCTACCAGTCGCTTTCCGCCTTCGCGCCGATCTGCAATCCGATGATCGTGCCCTGGGGCGAAAAGGCTTTTTCACGCTACCTCGGCGAAGACCGCTCGCAATGGCGCGAATGGGATGCCAGCCATCTGCTGGCCAATGCTGAGGAAAGGCTACCGATACTGATCGACCAGGGCGACCGCGACCAGTTCCTGACCGTCCAGCTCAAGCCGGGGGCGCTGCAGATCGCCGCCCTGGCCGCCGGACATCAGCTCGACTTGCGCATGCAGCACGGCTACGACCACAGCTACTACTTCATCGCCAGTTTCATCGAAGACCACTTGCGCCATCATGCCTGCGAACTCGGGGCAAGCGGCCTGCTTGCCGATTGA
- a CDS encoding ribonuclease HI, giving the protein MPRRRKKKIVRLIHPSVNPLPLRLAPLYAGHLQIFSDASQKRHGGLAAILFATPDSEALVRTRTVAIIGSNELELQATLFALEQARDLFPSQPLALFSDNQDAVIRLNRGITQGLKQDPVLREMIGALDLVETLANASICWIKGHGSCRGNILADQHAAEAAS; this is encoded by the coding sequence ATGCCGAGAAGACGAAAAAAGAAGATTGTTCGCCTCATTCACCCGTCGGTGAACCCGTTGCCCTTGCGACTCGCCCCGCTCTACGCCGGGCACCTGCAGATCTTCAGCGATGCCAGCCAGAAACGACATGGCGGACTGGCGGCCATTCTCTTCGCCACGCCAGACAGCGAAGCGCTGGTCAGAACCCGGACAGTGGCCATCATCGGCAGCAACGAACTCGAATTGCAGGCTACCCTGTTTGCGCTGGAACAGGCGCGAGACTTGTTCCCCAGCCAGCCACTGGCATTGTTTTCGGATAATCAGGATGCGGTGATCCGTCTGAACCGCGGAATAACGCAGGGCCTGAAGCAGGACCCCGTGTTGCGAGAAATGATCGGCGCCCTCGACCTTGTTGAAACACTGGCCAATGCGTCCATTTGCTGGATCAAGGGGCACGGCAGTTGCCGGGGCAACATCCTCGCCGACCAGCATGCGGCGGAGGCTGCGAGCTAG
- a CDS encoding 2'-5' RNA ligase family protein, giving the protein MARLSMDVSANLIEGSHTVCNVRRDFPEWHLGRSPYVFWALDVDVLAVRALVARAAVLLGGYLLDGYGRPPHVTLDLCGFPSAAPTSADEFSPAMLERQCSALRAAGVSAFEIEVGGLSSFSSAPFLGAVDRGGHIAAVRECLAVDGHSRLFGDYVPHVTVGLYGGAWPAAEIGACLASFSGEDRTHCRIERISLMAYQPTEIGGPLSCLADYLLASGEMRWHRALF; this is encoded by the coding sequence ATGGCCAGGCTTTCAATGGATGTGTCGGCGAATCTGATTGAGGGCTCGCATACGGTGTGCAATGTTCGGCGGGACTTCCCCGAGTGGCATCTCGGGCGCTCGCCCTATGTTTTCTGGGCTCTTGATGTCGATGTGCTGGCGGTCAGGGCTCTGGTGGCGCGGGCTGCAGTGCTTCTGGGCGGATACCTGCTCGACGGCTATGGTCGTCCGCCCCATGTCACGCTCGATCTGTGCGGTTTTCCCAGTGCGGCGCCGACGAGCGCCGACGAGTTTTCGCCAGCCATGTTGGAGCGCCAGTGTTCGGCGTTGCGGGCGGCTGGCGTGTCGGCCTTCGAGATCGAAGTGGGCGGCTTGTCGAGCTTTTCGTCGGCGCCATTTCTGGGTGCTGTCGATCGGGGTGGTCATATCGCGGCTGTGCGCGAGTGCCTGGCCGTTGATGGCCATTCCCGCTTATTTGGCGATTACGTGCCGCATGTGACGGTCGGGCTGTATGGCGGTGCCTGGCCGGCGGCAGAGATCGGGGCCTGCCTGGCCAGTTTTTCCGGGGAGGATCGAACACACTGCCGCATCGAGCGTATCAGCCTGATGGCTTACCAGCCTACCGAAATTGGCGGGCCGCTGAGTTGCCTGGCCGATTATCTGCTGGCCTCTGGCGAAATGCGCTGGCACAGAGCCTTGTTCTGA
- a CDS encoding vWA domain-containing protein: MKLNRFVASLVFTAALGASSASHALIQSDIVFMVDESGSMGNVQANLRTNIGTFASILAGGGLDVRFALVGYGNNLVVPRVLTDFTNATNFANAALGLVVNGGTEPGYTATAFSLNAFGGTNLNYRTNAVKNLMIFTDEASNGDTTARGGGTAWTEALVDAQLTANNALFNAITRAGAIASYDDLAADHGGQSFDLNGLNTTDQTVVAAFVQAFATAKLQETLDFCVANPTAPECQGSTSVPEPGSLALLGLALAGLAGLRRKVIY, encoded by the coding sequence ATGAAATTGAATCGCTTTGTAGCAAGCTTGGTGTTCACAGCCGCATTGGGCGCTTCATCCGCAAGCCACGCACTTATTCAATCGGATATCGTGTTCATGGTTGATGAGTCTGGATCAATGGGGAATGTTCAAGCCAATTTGCGCACCAACATTGGGACATTTGCCAGCATTCTTGCGGGTGGCGGACTTGATGTGCGTTTTGCACTGGTCGGCTATGGCAACAATTTGGTCGTTCCACGAGTTCTCACTGATTTTACTAATGCCACGAATTTTGCCAATGCTGCCTTAGGTCTAGTGGTCAATGGCGGTACCGAGCCTGGTTATACCGCAACCGCATTTTCGTTGAATGCCTTTGGTGGCACTAATCTAAACTATCGCACCAATGCAGTTAAAAATCTGATGATTTTTACTGACGAGGCTTCGAATGGTGATACGACTGCTCGTGGCGGTGGTACAGCCTGGACTGAAGCGTTGGTTGATGCTCAGCTTACTGCTAACAATGCGCTTTTCAATGCCATCACTCGTGCTGGTGCTATTGCTTCCTATGATGATCTTGCTGCAGACCATGGTGGGCAATCTTTCGATTTGAATGGTTTGAATACAACCGATCAAACGGTAGTCGCTGCGTTTGTTCAGGCTTTCGCAACTGCCAAGCTGCAAGAAACTCTTGATTTTTGTGTCGCAAATCCAACCGCTCCTGAATGCCAAGGCTCCACTAGTGTTCCGGAACCAGGCTCTTTGGCTCTGCTTGGGTTGGCTTTGGCTGGCCTAGCAGGTTTGCGCAGAAAAGTAATTTATTGA
- the ppsA gene encoding phosphoenolpyruvate synthase has protein sequence MEPLVLPFEKLRMNDVDKVGGKNSSLGEMISQLADTGVRVPGGFATTAQAYRDFLAQSGLDAKINAVLDVLDVDDVNTLVKTGAEIRQWIMDTPFPMDLTIAITEQYQRLVADSTTDMSFAVRSSATAEDLPDASFAGQQETFLNIVGLENILHAIKEVFASLYNDRAISYRVHKGFVHADVALSAGIQRMVRSDKGAAGVMFTLDTESGFRDAVFVTSSYGLGETVVQGAVNPDEFYVHKPMLAAGKKAVVRRNLGSKMIKMTFSAEKVAGKSVVTEEVEESLRHQFSLNDEEVMELARYAMIIEAHYGRPMDIEWGKDGIDGKLYILQARPETVQSQAGAGKVEKFKLKSFSKVLASGRAIGQKIGVGPVRIVHDPKEMDKVRPGDVLVADMTDPNWEPVMKRASAIVTNRGGRTCHAAIIARELGIPAIVGCGDATETLTEGEIVTASCTEGDTGHVYRGSLDFEVTSRDITAMPDVPVKVMMNVGNPELAFEFAQLPNAGVGLARVEFIINNVIGIHPKAILDVERLPASKRDEIKRRARGYASPKEFFVEKLVEGVSTIAAAFWPNPVIVRLSDFKSNEYRKLLGGELYEPEEENPMLGFRGASRYIAQSFRDCFEMECRAMKKVREEMGLTNVQLMVPFVRTVGEGQGVVDLLAEHGLKQGENDLKLIMMCEIPSNALLAEDFLKIFDGFSIGSNDLTQLTLGLDRDSGLVANLFDERDPAVKMLLSMAISAANKMGKYIGICGQGPSDHPDLAEWLMDQGISSISLNPDTVVDTWTQLASHKKG, from the coding sequence ATGGAACCGCTCGTCCTACCTTTCGAAAAACTCCGAATGAACGACGTCGACAAAGTCGGCGGCAAGAACTCCTCGCTCGGCGAAATGATCAGCCAGCTGGCCGATACCGGCGTTCGCGTGCCGGGCGGCTTTGCCACGACGGCGCAGGCTTACCGCGATTTCCTGGCCCAGTCCGGCCTCGATGCCAAGATCAATGCCGTGCTCGACGTGCTTGATGTCGATGACGTCAATACCCTGGTCAAGACCGGCGCCGAGATTCGCCAGTGGATCATGGACACCCCGTTCCCGATGGACCTGACCATCGCCATCACCGAGCAGTACCAGCGCCTGGTCGCCGATTCGACCACCGACATGTCCTTCGCCGTGCGCTCTTCCGCCACTGCCGAAGACTTGCCGGATGCCTCCTTCGCCGGTCAGCAGGAAACCTTCCTCAACATCGTCGGCCTGGAAAACATCCTGCACGCCATCAAGGAAGTGTTCGCTTCCCTGTACAACGACCGCGCCATTTCCTACCGCGTGCACAAGGGCTTCGTTCATGCTGACGTCGCCCTGTCGGCCGGTATCCAGCGCATGGTTCGTTCCGACAAGGGCGCCGCCGGCGTGATGTTCACACTCGACACCGAATCCGGCTTCCGTGATGCCGTCTTCGTTACGTCTTCCTACGGCCTCGGCGAAACCGTCGTTCAGGGCGCTGTCAATCCGGACGAGTTCTACGTGCACAAGCCTATGCTGGCCGCCGGCAAGAAGGCCGTTGTGCGTCGCAACCTTGGTTCGAAGATGATCAAGATGACTTTTTCGGCTGAAAAGGTCGCCGGCAAGTCGGTCGTTACCGAGGAAGTCGAAGAATCCCTGCGTCACCAGTTCTCGCTTAATGACGAAGAAGTCATGGAGCTGGCCCGCTACGCCATGATCATCGAAGCCCACTACGGTCGTCCGATGGACATCGAATGGGGCAAGGACGGCATCGACGGCAAGCTCTACATCCTCCAGGCCCGTCCGGAAACCGTTCAGTCGCAGGCTGGTGCCGGCAAGGTCGAAAAATTCAAGCTCAAGTCCTTCTCCAAGGTGCTCGCCTCCGGCCGCGCCATTGGCCAGAAGATCGGTGTCGGCCCGGTCCGCATCGTTCATGATCCCAAGGAGATGGACAAGGTTCGGCCGGGTGACGTGCTCGTCGCCGACATGACCGACCCGAACTGGGAACCGGTCATGAAGCGCGCTTCGGCCATCGTCACCAACCGTGGCGGCCGCACTTGCCACGCCGCGATCATCGCCCGCGAACTGGGCATCCCGGCCATTGTCGGTTGCGGCGACGCGACCGAAACGCTGACCGAAGGCGAAATCGTCACAGCCTCCTGTACCGAAGGCGATACCGGCCACGTTTACCGCGGCAGCCTCGATTTCGAAGTCACCTCGCGCGATATCACCGCCATGCCGGACGTCCCGGTCAAGGTCATGATGAACGTCGGCAATCCGGAACTGGCCTTCGAGTTCGCCCAACTGCCGAATGCCGGCGTTGGTCTGGCCCGCGTCGAGTTCATCATCAACAACGTCATCGGTATCCACCCGAAGGCCATTCTTGACGTCGAGCGTTTGCCGGCTTCGAAGCGTGACGAAATCAAGCGCCGCGCCCGTGGCTATGCTTCGCCGAAGGAATTCTTCGTCGAGAAGCTGGTTGAAGGCGTGTCCACGATTGCTGCCGCCTTCTGGCCGAACCCGGTCATCGTCCGCCTCTCCGACTTCAAATCCAACGAGTACCGCAAGCTGCTTGGCGGCGAACTCTACGAGCCGGAGGAAGAAAACCCGATGCTCGGCTTCCGCGGCGCCTCGCGTTACATCGCCCAGTCCTTCCGCGACTGCTTCGAAATGGAATGCCGCGCCATGAAGAAGGTCCGTGAAGAAATGGGCCTGACCAACGTGCAACTGATGGTCCCGTTCGTCCGCACCGTCGGCGAAGGCCAGGGCGTCGTCGATCTGTTGGCCGAACATGGCCTGAAGCAGGGCGAAAACGATCTCAAGCTGATCATGATGTGCGAAATCCCGTCCAACGCCCTGTTGGCTGAAGATTTCCTCAAAATCTTCGACGGCTTCTCGATCGGCTCCAACGACCTGACCCAGCTCACCCTCGGCCTCGACCGCGATTCCGGCCTCGTCGCCAACCTCTTCGACGAACGCGACCCGGCCGTCAAGATGCTGCTCTCCATGGCAATCTCTGCCGCCAACAAGATGGGCAAATACATCGGCATCTGTGGTCAGGGCCCGTCCGACCACCCCGATCTGGCCGAATGGCTGATGGATCAGGGCATCAGCAGCATCTCGCTGAACCCGGACACCGTGGTGGACACCTGGACGCAGCTGGCGAGCCACAAGAAGGGCTGA
- a CDS encoding GntR family transcriptional regulator gives MPINKVQVPRISDAVAASLERRILEGSLKSGDRLPPERELSTEFGVSRPSLREAIQKLASKGMVQSKQGGGTYVTNALEATFFDPWQDMMGSHPNLREDMLEFRRMLEGQAAEWAAERATEADLTRLGQRFAALNATFTNENMDQRSEADIAFHQAVGEAAHNALLGHLSSALLRLMHDNIRLNLGELKTVPAAGNLLKSQHAAIYEAIVGRKPQAARAAAETHIDFVRETLAQTLRSVARRETAARRLSPDFSDSTS, from the coding sequence ATGCCCATCAATAAAGTGCAGGTCCCGCGTATTTCCGATGCCGTCGCTGCTTCGCTGGAGCGCCGCATCCTGGAAGGCTCGCTGAAATCCGGCGACCGCCTGCCGCCGGAGCGCGAACTGTCGACCGAGTTTGGCGTCTCGCGTCCGTCGCTGCGTGAAGCGATTCAGAAACTGGCATCCAAGGGCATGGTGCAGAGCAAGCAGGGCGGTGGCACTTACGTCACCAATGCGCTCGAGGCGACTTTCTTCGACCCGTGGCAGGACATGATGGGCAGCCATCCCAATCTGCGCGAAGACATGCTCGAATTCCGCCGCATGCTTGAAGGCCAGGCCGCAGAGTGGGCCGCCGAGCGTGCCACCGAAGCCGATCTGACGCGACTCGGCCAGCGCTTCGCCGCGCTGAATGCCACCTTTACCAACGAAAATATGGATCAGCGCTCCGAAGCCGACATCGCCTTTCACCAGGCTGTCGGCGAGGCTGCCCACAATGCGCTGCTCGGCCATCTGTCGTCGGCCCTGCTGCGCCTGATGCACGACAACATCCGCCTCAATCTTGGCGAACTGAAAACCGTGCCGGCGGCCGGCAACTTGCTCAAGAGCCAGCACGCCGCCATCTACGAAGCAATCGTCGGCCGCAAGCCGCAAGCGGCCCGTGCTGCCGCCGAAACGCACATCGATTTCGTCCGCGAAACGCTGGCCCAAACCCTGCGCAGTGTCGCCCGCCGCGAAACTGCCGCCCGTCGTCTCAGCCCTGATTTTTCCGACTCCACTTCCTGA
- a CDS encoding (Fe-S)-binding protein produces the protein MKQPESAVARPGDVYFFATCVVDQFFPGAGMDAITLLEREGIRVHFPEEQTCCGQPAYTSGFPDEARKVAAHQLTLFPNDWPVVVPSGSCAGMMKHHYPTLFAADPVRKAQAEALSARIYELTDFLVNVLNFQPEDKGSDCTVVLHTSCSARREMGVHLTGRQLLGGLKGVKVAQQDHESECCGFGGTFSVKQPEISGAMVEDKVKALKATGAERVVSADCGCLMNILGHAAWKDKQAGLAKPSLPGEHIASFLLRRTSK, from the coding sequence ATGAAACAACCGGAATCCGCAGTAGCACGGCCTGGCGACGTTTATTTTTTTGCCACCTGTGTCGTCGACCAGTTCTTTCCCGGCGCCGGGATGGATGCCATCACCCTGCTTGAGCGCGAAGGTATCCGTGTGCATTTCCCGGAGGAACAAACCTGCTGCGGTCAACCGGCTTATACGAGCGGTTTTCCCGATGAAGCGCGCAAGGTCGCGGCGCATCAATTGACGCTCTTTCCGAACGACTGGCCGGTCGTCGTACCGTCCGGCTCCTGCGCCGGCATGATGAAACATCACTATCCGACGCTGTTCGCTGCCGACCCGGTGCGCAAGGCCCAGGCTGAAGCCCTCTCGGCGCGCATCTATGAGCTGACCGACTTTCTGGTCAACGTCCTGAATTTCCAGCCGGAAGACAAGGGCAGCGACTGTACCGTCGTGCTGCATACCTCGTGCTCGGCCCGTCGAGAAATGGGCGTGCATTTAACCGGGCGCCAACTGCTTGGCGGACTGAAAGGCGTGAAAGTCGCGCAGCAGGACCACGAATCCGAATGCTGCGGCTTTGGCGGCACCTTCTCGGTCAAGCAACCGGAAATTTCCGGGGCGATGGTCGAGGACAAGGTCAAGGCGCTCAAGGCGACCGGCGCCGAGCGCGTCGTCAGCGCCGATTGCGGCTGCCTCATGAACATCCTCGGCCACGCGGCCTGGAAGGACAAACAGGCAGGCCTCGCGAAACCCAGCCTGCCCGGCGAACACATCGCCAGCTTCCTGCTGCGGAGGACTTCGAAATGA
- a CDS encoding LutC/YkgG family protein has translation MNARDRILSKLKAKMPSTTPALPDVAGWFATHRVVESAADKAKRFRACIELAHAEVHAVTSANWLAKLLEVLRAKQINKLLVAEETAHGDAVLNDFPRHGIDCQTYDLPIEAWKSEMFQQTPASLTVARAAIAETGTLILWPDADEPRLMSLVPPVHVVLLDAGKIYNTFFEAMQAEGWANGLPTNALLISGPSKTADIQQTLAYGAHGPKELVVLMLTEDEQ, from the coding sequence ATGAACGCCCGTGATCGGATTCTTTCGAAATTGAAGGCAAAAATGCCGTCGACCACACCGGCCTTGCCTGATGTCGCCGGCTGGTTTGCGACGCATCGCGTCGTTGAATCGGCAGCCGACAAGGCCAAGCGCTTCCGCGCCTGTATCGAACTGGCACACGCCGAAGTGCATGCGGTGACATCCGCCAACTGGCTGGCCAAACTGCTTGAAGTCCTGCGCGCCAAGCAGATCAACAAACTGCTCGTCGCCGAAGAAACGGCGCATGGCGACGCCGTGCTCAACGACTTCCCGCGCCACGGCATCGACTGCCAGACCTACGACTTGCCCATCGAAGCCTGGAAGTCGGAAATGTTCCAGCAGACGCCGGCCAGCCTGACCGTTGCCCGCGCCGCGATTGCCGAAACCGGGACGCTGATTCTGTGGCCCGATGCCGACGAGCCACGCCTGATGTCGCTGGTCCCGCCGGTGCATGTCGTGCTGCTCGACGCCGGCAAGATTTACAACACCTTTTTCGAAGCGATGCAGGCGGAAGGTTGGGCCAATGGCCTGCCGACCAATGCACTGCTCATCTCCGGCCCCTCGAAGACGGCCGACATCCAGCAGACGCTGGCCTATGGTGCGCATGGCCCTAAAGAACTGGTTGTACTGATGCTGACGGAGGACGAACAATGA